A genomic stretch from Deinococcus sp. LM3 includes:
- a CDS encoding FAD-dependent oxidoreductase — protein MTEHFTPILIVGGGVGGVAAALAALRLGHRVILTEESPWIGGQLTSQAVPPDEAIWIEDYGATATYAEFRRRIRQHYREHVYATPQAAADPYLNPGAGNVGRLCHEPRVALQVLESMLAPYRTSRQLRLWTDTAPVQVELDGDVIRAVTFQHISGVQHIVQAQYVLDATELGELTELSGAESVIGAESQGETGEPHALESAQPLNQQAFTWCFAMDHQEGEDHTIDRPEHYDFWRDYQAPFWPAPQLSWTYPHPITGTPIYRDLFGDPREVAHKGDFWHYRRIVTNRHYTQETPDVTLVNWPQNDYWLGPLVGVDAVEKARHLEAGKNLSLALLYWMQTEAPRHDGGQGYPGLRLRGDLTGTELTHGLALRPYVREARRIRALFTVTETMIGVEARGAMQGAEVFADSVGVGQYRIDLHPSTGGRGYVDVASWPFQIPLGALIPVRVNNLIAAGKTLGVTHITNGCYRLHPVEWNVGEAAGALAAHCLERDLPPSAVREQDLPAFQERLVQLGLPLAWPDSYRLTPSPGF, from the coding sequence ATGACCGAGCACTTCACGCCCATCCTGATCGTCGGTGGAGGCGTCGGCGGTGTGGCCGCTGCTCTTGCGGCCCTGCGCCTGGGGCACCGTGTCATTCTCACGGAGGAATCTCCCTGGATTGGAGGGCAGCTCACCAGCCAGGCCGTTCCACCAGATGAAGCAATCTGGATCGAGGACTATGGCGCCACCGCCACCTACGCCGAGTTTCGCCGCCGGATTCGGCAGCATTACCGGGAGCACGTGTACGCCACCCCACAGGCGGCAGCCGATCCCTATCTCAATCCTGGTGCAGGAAACGTCGGCCGGCTGTGCCACGAACCTCGTGTGGCCCTCCAGGTTCTGGAAAGTATGCTCGCCCCCTACCGGACGTCGCGCCAGCTGCGTCTTTGGACGGACACGGCCCCCGTTCAGGTAGAACTGGATGGAGACGTGATCCGCGCTGTCACTTTCCAGCACATCTCGGGCGTCCAGCATATCGTGCAGGCCCAGTACGTTCTGGACGCCACTGAACTGGGAGAGCTGACTGAGCTCAGCGGAGCAGAAAGCGTCATTGGTGCCGAAAGCCAAGGGGAGACCGGGGAGCCCCACGCCCTAGAGTCTGCGCAACCCCTCAACCAGCAGGCCTTTACGTGGTGTTTTGCGATGGATCACCAGGAGGGAGAAGACCACACGATTGACCGGCCAGAACATTACGATTTCTGGCGGGATTATCAGGCTCCCTTCTGGCCCGCTCCGCAACTGTCCTGGACTTACCCGCATCCGATTACCGGGACACCGATCTACCGCGATCTGTTCGGTGATCCGCGTGAGGTGGCTCACAAGGGTGACTTCTGGCACTACCGCCGTATCGTCACGAACCGACATTACACACAGGAGACGCCAGATGTCACGCTGGTGAACTGGCCGCAGAATGACTACTGGCTGGGACCTCTTGTCGGCGTCGATGCGGTAGAAAAGGCCCGTCACCTGGAAGCCGGAAAAAATTTAAGTCTTGCGCTGCTGTACTGGATGCAGACGGAAGCTCCCCGTCACGACGGAGGACAAGGTTACCCAGGCCTACGGCTCCGGGGTGACCTGACTGGCACTGAACTCACTCACGGTTTAGCCTTACGGCCATACGTCAGGGAAGCCCGTCGCATCCGGGCACTGTTCACAGTCACAGAGACGATGATCGGGGTGGAGGCCCGCGGCGCCATGCAAGGAGCAGAAGTCTTCGCAGATAGTGTGGGCGTCGGACAGTACCGCATTGATCTGCATCCCTCCACAGGTGGACGCGGGTACGTGGATGTGGCCAGCTGGCCCTTCCAGATTCCTCTGGGCGCCCTGATCCCTGTCCGCGTCAACAACCTGATTGCTGCCGGCAAGACGTTAGGAGTCACGCACATTACCAACGGATGCTACCGCCTGCATCCAGTGGAATGGAACGTCGGGGAAGCGGCGGGCGCACTCGCCGCCCACTGTCTGGAACGCGACCTGCCTCCTTCCGCCGTACGTGAACAGGATCTCCCCGCTTTCCAGGAACGACTGGTTCAACTGGGCTTACCACTCGCCTGGCCGGACTCCTATCGCCTGACACCGTCTCCAGGTTTTTAA